A DNA window from Solanum lycopersicum chromosome 3, SLM_r2.1 contains the following coding sequences:
- the LOC101251853 gene encoding sugar carrier protein C-like: protein MAGGGGISNGNNGKEYPGNLTLYVTITCIVAAMGGLIFGYDIGISGGVTSMDTFLGKFFHSVYLKQKADTSTNQYCKFDSQTLTMFTSSLYLAALCSSVVASTVTRKLGRKLSMLFGGILFCAGALINGLAKDVAMLIVGRILLGFGIGFANQSVPLYLSEMAPYKFRGALNIGFQLSITIGILVANVLNFFFAKLDNGWRYSLGGAMVPGLIITVGSLLLPETPNSIIERGNNEEAKMKLKRIRGVDDVDEEFNDLVVASEASRKVEHPWKNLLQRKYRPHLTMAIAIPFFQQLTGINVIMFYAPVLFKTIGFGADASLMSAVITGIVNVGATIVSIYYVDKLGRRFLFLEGGIQMLICQIAVAICIGTKFGTDGYAGELPKWYATLVVIFICIYVAGFAWSWGPLGWLVPSEIFPLEIRSAAQSINVSVNMIFTFIVAQVFLTLLCHLKFGLFIFFAFFVCVMTIFIYLFLPETKNVPIEEMVVVWKQHWFWSRFMTQVDYPGAAADVEMAKGRAN from the exons atggctGGTGGTGGTGGAATTAGTAATGGAAATAATGGAAAAGAATATCCTGGAAATTTAACTCTTTATGTTACGATTACTTGCATTGTTGCTGCTATGGGTGGATTAATCTTTGGTTACGATATCGGAATTTCTG GGGGTGTGACATCAATGGACACATTCTTGGGCAAATTTTTCCATTCTGTTTACCTAAAGCAAAAGGCAGACACATCAACAAACCAGTACTGTAAATTCGATAGCCAAACACTAACTATGTTCACATCATCATTGTACCTTGCTGCACTATGTTCATCGGTCGTAGCATCAACTGTTACAAGAAAATTGGGAAGAAAACTTTCAATGTTGTTTGGTGGTATCCTGTTTTGTGCTGGAGCTCTGATCAATGGTCTTGCTAAGGATGTTGCTATGCTCATTGTTGGAAGAATTCTGCTTGGTTTTGGTATTGGTTTTGCCAATCAG TCTGTTCCTTTGTACCTATCTGAAATGGCACCATACAAGTTTAGAGGAGCACTTAACATTGGTTTTCAATTGTCAATAACAATTGGCATACTTGTAGCCAATGTGTTGAACTTTTTCTTCGCGAAGCTTGACAATGGATGGCGTTATAGTCTAGGTGGTGCGATGGTACCTGGATTGATCATAACTGTAGGTTCCCTCCTCCTCCCAGAGACTCCAAACTCTATTATTGAACGTGGAAACAACGAGGAGGCTAAGATGAAGCTCAAGAGGATTAGGGGTGTTGATGATGTGGACGAAGAGTTCAATGATTTAGTCGTGGCTAGTGAAGCCTCGAGGAAAGTTGAACATCCTTGGAAAAACTTGTTGCAAAGAAAGTATAGACCACATCTCACTATGGCTATTGCTATTCCATTTTTCCAACAACTTACTGGGATCAATGTGATCATGTTTTACGCCCCCGTCTTGTTCAAGACTATAGGTTTTGGTGCTGATGCTTCACTTATGTCTGCTGTTATTACTGGTATAGTCAATGTTGGTGCTACCATTGTCTCGATCTATTATGTCGATAAGTTAGGAAGAAGATTTTTGTTCCTTGAAGGTGGAATTCAAATGCTCATCTGTCAA ATAGCTGTGGCAATATGCATTGGAACAAAATTTGGAACAGATGGTTATGCAGGGGAATTACCAAAGTGGTATGCAACATTAGTAgtaatatttatatgtatttatgtagCAGGATTTGCTTGGTCATGGGGACCTCTGGGATGGTTAGTTCCTAGTGAAATTTTCCCACTCGAAATTCGCTCAGCAGCACAAAGTATCAATGTATCTGTCAACATGATCTTCACATTCATAGTCGCGCAAGTGTTCTTGACACTATTGTGTCACCTGAAGTTTGGTTTGTTCATCTTCTTTGCGTTCTTTGTATGTGTTATGACTATTTTTATCTACCTCTTCTTGCCCGAGACGAAGAATGTGCCTATTGAAGAGATGGTGGTTGTGTGGAAACAACATTGGTTTTGGTCTAGGTTCATGACTCAAGTTGATTATCCTGGTGCAGCAGCTGATGTTGAAATGGCAAAGGGGAGAGCAAATTAG
- the LOC101264292 gene encoding F-box protein At1g61340, producing the protein MALGNDCENLGLGIVRSTSIGRKRVTLSNSGDVNFVSTTPTKRICSQNSFSTDDKSDLETLPKDILIKIVCRADHDDLKSLFHVSRTLREASVIAKGWHFDFSTPKKTLPFRDALDVEEFVDNDEEEKAPNAPMQSKMARSRFNSKKLAGISVALFTDS; encoded by the exons ATGGCATTGGGGAATGATTGTGAGAATTTGGGGTTAGGCATTGTGAGGAGTACCTCAATTGGGCGAAAAAGAGTCACTTTATCAAACTCTGGTGATGTCAATTTCGTTTCAACGACACCAACGAAGAGAATCTGCAGCCAGAACTCATTTTCTACAGATGACAAATCTGACCTTGAGACATTGCCTAAAGATATCTTG ATCAAAATAGTATGTCGAGCTGATCACGATGATTTGAAGAGTCTGTTTCATGTATCAAGGACACTTAGGGAAGCG TCCGTGATTGCAAAAGGGTGGCATTTCGATTTCAGCACTCCAAAAAAGACACTTCCTTTTCGAGATGCTCTTGATGTGGAGGAGTTCGTTGATAACGATGAGGAAGAAAAAGCGCCTAATGCTCCAATGCAGTCGAAAATGGCAAGGTCTCGGTTTAACAGTAAGAAGCTGGCTGGCATCTCTGTAGCATTGTTTACTGACAGTTAG